The Helicoverpa armigera isolate CAAS_96S chromosome 25, ASM3070526v1, whole genome shotgun sequence genome has a window encoding:
- the LOC110377414 gene encoding cathepsin K, with the protein MAAIPATLVLFLYITLASGYTLLREDDDNEIVWPSEYHFKGEKLNLKSSLKETFEVWYSAELNRSRIDLQNGNVKKYYYGDTGHAYVLHPITTEEYTNEEVCLVRPGVDEQVDFLPDVSELTYTGQTMTLYDKVVDVWSSAEEYGEKMLWETTLYVFKTDAGIDLPVQLVRKMYNYDVGEVSSHTISNFFDYTDEISEEELTVENEDDCEHLFADIPDYKTTMKYYHPDIPVELDAAFEMYTTHHGKHYQDNEHQIRKTIFEKNWRMVEEHNRKNLGFRLELNDFSDKTDEELKYLAGTFPSSRQDPDMLPFPHTLQEIDELAEELPENFDLRIEGAITPVKNQGHCGSCWAFCTTAAVEGAIARSNGDRLLDLSEQSLVDCAWGFDTAGCAGGTLEGAMKYVLTHGIPTEMEYGVYEANDGYCAIQNMTNPYKIRGFSQVTPRNPNALKLALVKYGPVSVGVHASFYMKHYSSGLFYDFSCEDSRADHAVTVVGYGVRNEEEYWIVKNSWGENWGEDGYILISAKNNNCGVLDSPIYPIV; encoded by the exons ATGGCGGCGATTCCCGccactttagttttatttttatacatcacTTTGGCATCAGGGTACACACTTTTGC GAGAAGATGACGATAACGAGATAGTATGGCCTTCGGAATATCATTTCAAAGGAGAAAAACTGAACTTAAAGTCATCGCTCAAGGAAACCTTCGAAGTATG GTACAGCGCCGAACTGAACCGCTCCCGCATCGACCTCCAAAACGGCAACGTTAAGAAGTACTACTACGGTGATACTGGACACGCCTACGTG CTCCACCCGATCACCACGGAGGAGTACACCAATGAGGAGGTGTGTCTCGTCAGGCCTGGTGTGGATGAGCAGGTTGACTTCCTTCCCGATGTCTCCGAACTGACATACACAG GTCAAACCATGACTCTGTACGACAAAGTAGTAGACGTATGGTCCAGTGCTGAAGAATACGGAGAGAAGATGCTTTGGGAGACTACTCTCTACGTGTTCAAGACTGATGCAGGCATCGATCTGCCTGTGCA GCTAGTCAGGAAGATGTATAACTATGACGTCGGGGAGGTGTCCTCTCACACCATCTCCAACTTCTTCGACTATACTGACGAAATCTCCGAGGAGGAGCTCACCGTCGAGAATG AGGATGATTGCGAACACCTGTTCGCTGATATTCCGGACTACAAGACCACCATGAAGTACTATCACCCGGATATCCCGGTGGAGCTTGATGCTGCCTTCGAGATGTACACCACCCACCACGGCAAGCACTACCAGGATAACGAGCATCAGATCAGGAAGACCATCTTTGAGAAGAACTGGAG AATGGTAGAAGAACACAACCGCAAAAACCTGGGCTTCAGACTGGAACTGAACGACTTCTCCGACAAAACTGATGAAGAGCTCAAGTACTTGGCTGGGACCTTCCCCTCCAGTCGCCAGGACCCTGACATGCTTCCCTTCCCTCATACCCTGCAGGAGATCGATGAACTGGCTGAGGAGTTACCTGAGAACTTTGATTTGAGGATCGAAGGAGCTATCACTCCTGTTAAAA ACCAGGGTCACTGCGGATCCTGCTGGGCCTTCTGCACGACTGCTGCCGTAGAAGGAGCCATCGCCAGGAGCAACGGAGACAGACTGCTGGACCTCAGTGAACAGTCGCTAGTGGACTGCGCTTGGGG CTTCGACACTGCGGGCTGCGCCGGTGGTACTCTGGAAGGCGCCATGAAGTACGTGCTTACTCACGGCATTCCTACTGAGATGGAATATGGTGTCTATGAAGCCAAT GACGGCTACTGTGCCATCCAGAACATGACAAACCCCTACAAGATCCGCGGCTTCTCTCAAGTGACTCCTCGCAACCCCAACGCTCTGAAGCTGGCTCTCGTGAAGTACGGGCCAGTCAGCGTCGGAGTCCACGCCAGCTTCTACATGAAGCACTACTCCAGCGGCCTGTTTTATGACTTCTCCTG TGAGGACTCACGCGCCGACCACGCGGTCACCGTGGTCGGTTATGGAGTACGCAACGAGGAGGAGTACTGGATCGTCAAGAACTCCTGGGGCGAGAACTGGGGAGAAGACGGCTACATCCTCATCTCCGCCAAGAACAACAACTGTGGAGTGCTGGACTCCCCCATCTACCCCATCGTTTAG